In Candidatus Kerfeldbacteria bacterium, a single genomic region encodes these proteins:
- the rpmC gene encoding 50S ribosomal protein L29, which produces MDIAELRKKSESELQLLVKTQRELVRDLRFRIANKQHKDVREIRDAKKSIARILSVLKEKRVIADYQRVHSQTSTPKK; this is translated from the coding sequence ATGGACATTGCAGAATTGCGCAAAAAATCAGAATCAGAATTGCAGTTGCTCGTGAAAACGCAGCGTGAGCTGGTTCGCGATTTGCGATTCCGCATTGCTAATAAGCAGCACAAAGATGTGCGCGAAATCCGAGACGCCAAGAAGTCGATTGCCCGCATCCTCTCGGTATTGAAAGAAAAACGTGTAATCGCCGATTACCAGCGCGTTCATTCGCAGACGTCTACTCCTAAGAAATAA
- the rplP gene encoding 50S ribosomal protein L16, giving the protein MLIPKKVKHRKWQKGRMYGRAMSGNSVAFGSYGLKSMGRGWVTSRQIESARRAMTRYIQKGGKVWIRIFPDKPITNHGSEVRMGGGKGSVDHYVAVVKPGTVLFEMDGVDESVVKEAFRLAAHKLPVRTKLVTKV; this is encoded by the coding sequence ATGTTAATTCCAAAAAAAGTTAAACATCGAAAATGGCAGAAAGGCCGCATGTACGGGCGGGCTATGTCGGGCAATTCAGTTGCTTTTGGTAGCTATGGCCTCAAATCAATGGGTCGCGGCTGGGTGACCTCCCGGCAAATCGAATCAGCTCGCCGTGCCATGACTCGTTATATCCAAAAAGGTGGCAAAGTATGGATTCGTATTTTTCCCGATAAGCCTATCACCAATCACGGTTCTGAAGTGCGTATGGGTGGCGGCAAGGGGAGCGTGGACCATTATGTTGCAGTGGTGAAACCAGGTACCGTTCTTTTTGAGATGGATGGCGTTGATGAATCAGTTGTCAAAGAAGCGTTTCGTTTGGCGGCTCATAAATTGCCAGTGCGCACTAAACTCGTTACTAAAGTATAA
- the rpsC gene encoding 30S ribosomal protein S3 — translation MGQKVHPRAFRIGILHGWKSKWFSRKDYRMQLEQDVKIRKYLLKKLREAGIAETTIERSASGITVNVHTSKPGVVIGRGGTGAEELKKEIQKKFLNKNTKVTLNIHEVTHPFLDAQLVTYNIIEQLEKRIPFRRAGKRAIEQVMQAGAKGVKIIIKGRLNGAEIARDEKFGQGSVPLHTLRADIDYSRGAAHTTYGMIGVKVWIYKGEVFEKDVNQANS, via the coding sequence ATGGGACAGAAAGTACATCCACGAGCATTTCGAATCGGCATCTTACACGGCTGGAAATCAAAATGGTTTTCCCGCAAGGATTATCGCATGCAGCTTGAGCAAGATGTGAAGATTCGCAAATACCTCCTCAAAAAGTTGCGTGAGGCAGGAATTGCCGAAACCACTATTGAGCGATCGGCTAGCGGTATTACGGTCAATGTGCATACCTCAAAACCGGGAGTGGTGATTGGTCGTGGCGGTACTGGCGCAGAAGAATTAAAGAAAGAGATCCAGAAAAAATTTCTTAATAAGAATACTAAAGTTACTTTGAATATTCATGAAGTTACCCACCCATTCCTTGATGCGCAGTTAGTCACCTATAATATTATCGAACAGCTGGAGAAGCGCATTCCTTTCCGCCGTGCTGGCAAGCGCGCCATTGAGCAAGTGATGCAGGCTGGCGCAAAGGGCGTCAAAATAATTATCAAAGGCCGTTTGAATGGTGCAGAAATTGCTCGAGATGAAAAGTTTGGCCAAGGATCAGTGCCATTGCACACGCTTCGCGCTGACATTGATTACTCTCGTGGCGCCGCTCATACTACCTATGGCATGATTGGTGTCAAAGTCTGGATCTATAAAGGAGAAGTTTTTGAGAAAGATGTTAATCAGGCAAACAGCTAA
- the rplV gene encoding 50S ribosomal protein L22 — protein MEVRARLRFLRMAPRKVRSVVDLIRRLKVEDAEYQLQYMSRDAALPILKLLKSAIANAENNNKLKKENLFVKSVFVDQGPVLKRYRPRAFGRAAEIRKRSAHITLVLDEVTPSTARKPKGATKKEKPAKVNKADRPVVDYKDIKHTSKGRSTDHADDSASEVAPEHRRAAPAGKETFNRRSGEN, from the coding sequence ATGGAAGTTCGAGCACGATTACGATTTCTCCGCATGGCCCCTCGAAAAGTCCGCAGTGTTGTGGATTTGATTCGTCGTTTGAAAGTTGAGGACGCCGAGTATCAATTGCAGTATATGTCCCGTGACGCCGCTCTGCCGATTCTTAAATTGCTCAAGTCAGCCATAGCTAATGCGGAAAATAATAATAAGTTGAAAAAGGAGAATCTATTTGTAAAAAGCGTTTTTGTTGACCAGGGTCCGGTATTGAAGCGTTACCGTCCGCGAGCTTTCGGCCGTGCGGCTGAAATTCGCAAGCGATCTGCGCATATCACATTAGTACTGGATGAAGTGACCCCAAGTACAGCCCGCAAGCCAAAAGGGGCGACAAAAAAAGAAAAACCAGCAAAAGTGAATAAGGCAGACCGACCAGTGGTTGATTATAAAGATATTAAACATACCAGCAAAGGTCGCTCTACTGACCATGCCGATGATAGCGCTTCAGAAGTTGCTCCGGAACATCGTCGTGCGGCACCGGCGGGTAAAGAAACATTTAACCGACGTTCAGGAGAAAACTAA
- the rpsS gene encoding 30S ribosomal protein S19, with the protein MSRSLKKGPFTDPNLIKKLEKVRIGDKTVIKTWSRSSVITPAMVGFTFGVHNGKTHLPVNVVEDMVGHRLGEFAPTRKFVAHGGRMQKEQEAAAAAAQKPAAPAPTPAK; encoded by the coding sequence ATGTCACGCAGCCTTAAAAAAGGACCGTTTACCGATCCAAATCTCATCAAGAAATTAGAAAAAGTTCGTATTGGTGATAAAACCGTGATTAAGACATGGTCGCGCTCATCAGTTATTACACCAGCGATGGTAGGCTTTACCTTTGGAGTGCATAATGGTAAAACACATCTTCCGGTCAATGTCGTTGAAGATATGGTAGGTCATCGATTGGGCGAATTTGCTCCAACGCGCAAATTTGTCGCCCATGGTGGTCGAATGCAAAAAGAACAAGAAGCGGCCGCTGCAGCAGCTCAGAAACCAGCTGCCCCAGCTCCGACGCCAGCTAAATAA
- the rplB gene encoding 50S ribosomal protein L2 gives MGIHSYKPTTPGRRFASVVDYSELSKKRPEKSLIEPKRRRAGRNAQGKITVRHHGGGHKKFYRIIDSLRERFDQVATVRAIEYDPNRTAWIALVEYGDGEKRYIIAPTGLKAGDTVVSSKTKAEIKTGNRLPLDKIPVGVMVHDLQFKPESKATIVRSAGSSALIQSVEGPFAQVKLPSGEIRMFVKECMATIGQVSNIDHANVRVGKAGKTRWRGVKPSVTGKSMNPVDHPHGGGEGHSPIGLKHPKTKWGKPAHGVKTRRSHHQSDKFIIKRRRG, from the coding sequence ATGGGAATTCATTCTTACAAACCAACAACGCCCGGTCGCCGCTTTGCCTCAGTGGTAGATTATTCTGAGCTGTCCAAGAAGCGTCCGGAAAAATCGTTGATCGAACCGAAGCGCCGTCGTGCAGGCCGAAATGCCCAGGGTAAAATTACCGTACGTCACCATGGGGGCGGCCATAAGAAATTTTATCGAATTATTGATAGTCTGCGCGAGCGATTTGATCAGGTTGCCACCGTACGTGCTATTGAATACGATCCGAATCGTACTGCCTGGATTGCGCTAGTTGAATATGGTGATGGAGAAAAACGGTACATCATCGCCCCGACGGGATTGAAAGCAGGGGATACCGTCGTCTCCTCTAAGACTAAAGCGGAAATTAAAACTGGCAATCGATTGCCGTTGGATAAAATTCCGGTTGGCGTAATGGTGCATGATTTGCAATTTAAACCTGAGAGTAAAGCCACTATTGTCCGTTCTGCTGGATCCAGCGCCTTGATCCAATCGGTGGAGGGACCGTTTGCACAGGTTAAATTACCCTCTGGTGAGATCCGCATGTTTGTTAAAGAATGTATGGCAACTATTGGCCAAGTTTCAAATATTGATCACGCTAATGTTCGTGTCGGCAAAGCTGGTAAGACCCGCTGGCGCGGTGTAAAACCGTCTGTGACCGGTAAATCTATGAACCCCGTTGATCACCCACATGGTGGTGGTGAAGGTCATAGCCCAATTGGTTTGAAACATCCAAAGACAAAATGGGGCAAGCCGGCACATGGCGTCAAAACCCGCCGCAGCCATCATCAATCAGATAAGTTTATTATTAAGCGCCGTCGCGGATAA
- the rplW gene encoding 50S ribosomal protein L23 produces the protein MGLFDSLKRKKSDKPADTAVSSEKKDTASRRSAVLSEKSSSAVAQASDAKKTTGTKEKKATEAKGKKSDTGQAYRVLLHPLITEKGSYLGAYNQYMFAVALRTNKIEVKKAIRAVYGVDPVKVRIVTVMGKSVRYGKTQGRTKNWKKAIVSLPEGQKIEIQEGL, from the coding sequence ATGGGATTATTCGATTCACTTAAACGGAAGAAATCCGACAAGCCCGCTGACACAGCGGTCTCGTCTGAAAAAAAGGATACGGCGAGCCGTCGTTCTGCTGTGCTGTCCGAGAAATCATCTTCGGCAGTAGCTCAGGCGAGCGATGCGAAGAAAACGACGGGCACCAAAGAAAAAAAAGCGACTGAAGCCAAGGGAAAGAAATCGGATACTGGACAAGCATACCGAGTATTACTTCATCCGTTGATTACTGAAAAAGGCTCGTATCTTGGCGCCTACAATCAATATATGTTCGCTGTCGCCCTTCGCACCAACAAAATTGAAGTAAAGAAAGCGATCCGAGCGGTGTACGGCGTTGATCCAGTTAAGGTACGCATCGTGACGGTAATGGGGAAATCAGTGCGCTATGGCAAAACCCAAGGACGAACAAAGAATTGGAAAAAAGCTATTGTTAGTTTGCCCGAAGGCCAGAAAATTGAAATTCAAGAAGGACTATAA
- the rplD gene encoding 50S ribosomal protein L4: MAQAPVYNLEGKKTGDIDLEKKIFDIAVNPIVVQQAIRTQQANRRIAIAHTKGRGDVRGGGKKPWAQKGTGRARHGSIRSPLWSGGGVTFGPTKERNFTLKMNRKARRKALCMTLSDKAQEKKIIILESLELSEIKTKTIAALLKKLPVGKHTLLALPSVQTTVIKSARNIPQITTIQANSLNTEAVLGHETLVMPKASLEVISKTLLA; this comes from the coding sequence ATGGCACAAGCACCAGTATACAATCTAGAAGGGAAAAAGACGGGTGATATTGATTTGGAAAAGAAGATTTTTGATATTGCCGTTAATCCCATTGTTGTTCAGCAAGCGATTCGTACCCAGCAGGCAAACCGCCGAATAGCGATTGCGCATACCAAGGGCCGCGGAGATGTACGCGGTGGTGGTAAAAAGCCGTGGGCTCAGAAAGGCACTGGCCGGGCTCGCCATGGTTCAATCCGATCACCGTTATGGTCGGGCGGTGGCGTAACCTTTGGTCCGACAAAAGAACGAAACTTTACATTGAAGATGAATCGGAAAGCCCGCCGCAAAGCACTGTGCATGACGCTTTCTGATAAAGCACAAGAAAAGAAAATTATTATATTGGAATCATTAGAATTATCAGAAATTAAGACCAAGACAATTGCTGCATTGCTGAAAAAGTTGCCGGTAGGGAAGCATACTTTGCTCGCACTCCCTTCGGTTCAGACTACCGTTATCAAATCAGCACGTAATATACCTCAGATTACGACTATTCAAGCAAACAGTCTGAACACCGAAGCGGTGCTTGGTCATGAGACATTGGTCATGCCGAAAGCAAGCCTCGAGGTTATTAGCAAAACGTTACTCGCATAA
- the rplC gene encoding 50S ribosomal protein L3: MMKFILGKKVEMTQRFAADGAVTPVTAIQAGPCLITAVKTADRDGYAAVQIAYGHRRRLAKPVAGQVKDLKIQPQFLREFRVEDAGTLKRGDEITVAAFSAGDELAVTGVSKGKGFQGVVRRHGFKGSRATHGNKDQLRMPGSIGSTAPQRVWKGRRMGGHMGDEQVTVHNLTVVDVDLENNLLYVKGGVPGARNGLVLLSAEGEMKLEAPKAAEPVATPVAETTATPASTPAAPTDAAPVAEEKK; the protein is encoded by the coding sequence ATCATGAAATTTATTCTTGGAAAAAAAGTAGAAATGACCCAGCGTTTCGCCGCCGATGGCGCCGTGACGCCGGTGACTGCCATCCAGGCAGGTCCCTGTCTCATCACTGCGGTGAAAACTGCGGATCGTGACGGGTATGCTGCTGTGCAAATTGCTTATGGCCACCGACGTCGCCTCGCCAAACCAGTGGCTGGCCAGGTCAAGGATCTGAAGATTCAGCCGCAGTTTCTCCGAGAATTCAGGGTGGAAGACGCTGGCACGCTTAAGCGGGGAGATGAAATTACGGTAGCTGCATTTAGCGCCGGCGATGAACTCGCTGTGACCGGCGTGTCAAAAGGTAAAGGGTTTCAGGGCGTGGTTCGCCGACATGGATTTAAAGGTTCTCGCGCAACGCATGGTAACAAAGACCAATTACGCATGCCGGGATCCATTGGTTCTACCGCACCCCAGCGCGTCTGGAAGGGGCGTCGTATGGGAGGTCACATGGGCGATGAGCAGGTGACTGTTCACAATCTGACCGTTGTCGACGTTGATCTCGAAAATAATCTTTTGTATGTAAAAGGCGGAGTTCCGGGTGCTCGTAACGGTTTAGTGCTTCTTTCTGCAGAAGGCGAAATGAAACTTGAGGCACCCAAGGCCGCTGAACCAGTGGCAACACCGGTTGCCGAGACCACCGCGACCCCAGCATCAACTCCTGCCGCACCGACTGACGCAGCTCCGGTAGCTGAAGAAAAGAAATAA
- the rpsJ gene encoding 30S ribosomal protein S10 codes for MTTAAPQVAPTPTPAENEELQRVRIRIRAYDHKIIDQATRTILETAQRSGATTKGPIPLPTEKKKYTVNRSTFVHKDAREQYEMRIHKRLIDIINPTPKTIDAMMNLNLPAGVDVEIKM; via the coding sequence ATGACTACCGCAGCACCCCAAGTAGCCCCAACGCCAACACCAGCAGAAAACGAAGAACTTCAACGCGTTCGGATTCGTATTCGCGCTTATGATCATAAAATCATTGATCAGGCGACGCGGACGATTCTGGAGACCGCCCAACGATCAGGTGCGACTACGAAAGGCCCGATTCCATTGCCGACTGAAAAGAAGAAATATACCGTCAATCGCTCAACGTTTGTCCATAAGGACGCTCGTGAGCAGTACGAGATGCGCATCCACAAACGATTAATTGATATCATTAATCCGACGCCAAAAACTATTGATGCCATGATGAACCTCAATTTACCCGCTGGTGTCGATGTCGAGATAAAAATGTAA
- the tuf gene encoding elongation factor Tu — translation MAEKFDRSKPHVNVGTIGHVDHGKTTLTAAILKTLGDKGFVAQNKSIDQIDNAPEERERGITIATAHVEYQTEKRHYAHIDCPGHADYVKNMITGAAQMDGAILVVSAADGPMPQTREHILLARQVGVPYIVVFLNKVDMVDDQELIDLVEVEVRDLLKKYEFPGDEVPVIKGSALKALEGDAKNQDAIMELMKALDEKIPEPVRDVEKPFLMPVEDIFSIEGRGTVVTGRVERGIAKVNDEVEIVGIKDTSKTVITGIEMFNKELDEARAGDNAGILLRGTKKDEVERGQVLAKTGTVTPHTEFEAEILVLTKEEGGRHTPFFKGYKPQFYIRTTDVTGEVILPEGTEMVMPGDNIKLNVKLIVPVALSEQQRFAIREGGHTVGAGVVTKIIK, via the coding sequence ATGGCAGAAAAATTCGATCGGTCAAAACCGCATGTAAACGTTGGAACTATTGGCCACGTTGACCATGGCAAAACCACGTTAACCGCTGCAATTTTAAAGACGCTTGGCGACAAGGGTTTTGTTGCGCAAAATAAGTCAATTGACCAGATTGACAATGCGCCTGAAGAGCGAGAACGCGGTATTACCATTGCCACCGCCCACGTCGAATATCAGACCGAAAAGCGCCATTATGCGCACATTGACTGTCCGGGACACGCCGATTATGTGAAAAACATGATTACTGGCGCAGCTCAGATGGATGGCGCAATTTTAGTTGTTTCTGCTGCAGACGGCCCGATGCCTCAGACCCGCGAACACATTCTACTTGCTCGACAGGTTGGCGTGCCGTATATTGTTGTTTTCCTGAACAAAGTTGATATGGTTGATGACCAGGAATTGATTGACCTCGTAGAGGTAGAAGTCCGTGATTTATTGAAGAAATACGAATTCCCTGGTGATGAGGTACCCGTTATTAAAGGATCAGCTTTAAAAGCGCTCGAAGGAGACGCCAAGAATCAGGATGCCATCATGGAACTCATGAAAGCTTTGGATGAAAAGATTCCTGAACCAGTTCGCGACGTTGAAAAACCGTTCTTGATGCCGGTAGAAGACATCTTTTCGATTGAGGGCCGCGGTACTGTGGTGACTGGCCGTGTCGAGCGTGGTATTGCTAAGGTTAATGATGAAGTTGAAATTGTCGGTATCAAAGACACGTCAAAAACCGTTATTACTGGTATCGAAATGTTCAATAAAGAATTGGATGAAGCTCGCGCTGGTGATAATGCTGGTATCTTACTTCGCGGTACCAAGAAAGACGAAGTTGAGCGTGGCCAGGTACTCGCTAAGACTGGTACGGTTACTCCACACACTGAATTTGAGGCTGAAATCCTAGTATTGACCAAGGAAGAAGGCGGTCGCCATACCCCATTCTTCAAAGGCTATAAACCGCAATTTTATATTCGTACTACTGACGTGACGGGTGAGGTTATTCTTCCCGAGGGCACTGAAATGGTTATGCCAGGTGATAATATTAAACTCAATGTGAAATTGATTGTACCAGTCGCATTATCAGAGCAGCAGCGTTTCGCCATCCGTGAGGGTGGTCATACCGTCGGCGCCGGAGTTGTAACCAAGATTATTAAATAA
- the fusA gene encoding elongation factor G, protein MPREYSLEKTRNIGIIAHIDAGKTTVTERILYYTGKKHKIGEVHEGAAEMDWMEQERERGITITSAATTCFWKDHRINIIDTPGHIDFTVEVQRSLRVLDGGFIVFDGVAGVEPQSETVYHQAEKFGVPLMGFVNKMDRTGADFYNDVASIKERLTQNALPIQLPIGAEANFKGIIDLFTMKAQVYKEEDATGKEFDEVEIPADMLEKAKEYRAVMIEKIAEQDDQLIEKYLGGTEPTNEELKKVLRKATLEKKILPILVGSALKNKGVQFLLDAVVDYLPSPVDVEDVQGTNEAGETETRKTADDAPFAALAFKVATDPYVGTLSFFRVYSGMLQAGSYLLNMSTGNKERIGRIVRMHANHREEVSEVYAGDIAAAVGLKKTTTGDTLCDPEHPIILESIEFPDPVISVAIEPKTKGDQERMGMALQKLVEEDPTFRVHTNEETNQTIIAGMGELHLDIIVDRMRREFKVEANVGRPQVAYKETISKIAEAEGKYIRQSGGRGQYGHCVIRIEPKERGSGFEFVNEVKGGNIPAEYIAPIEKGIKEALDRGVLAHYPMIDVQATLLDGSYHDVDSSEAAFKIAGSMALQSACQRAGMQLLEPIMKVEVVTPEQFMGDVIGDLNSKRATIQEMRDRGMMKVIDADVPLAEMFGYATQLRSMSQGRASYSMEFSHYQVVPNNIVQAVIGEKETATAKK, encoded by the coding sequence ATGCCGCGAGAGTATAGTTTAGAGAAAACAAGAAATATCGGTATCATTGCACACATTGATGCTGGCAAAACAACCGTTACTGAACGGATTCTTTATTATACTGGTAAAAAACATAAAATTGGCGAGGTACATGAGGGTGCGGCAGAAATGGACTGGATGGAACAGGAACGAGAACGCGGCATTACTATTACCTCAGCTGCTACCACGTGTTTTTGGAAAGATCATCGTATAAATATTATTGATACCCCTGGCCATATTGATTTTACCGTTGAAGTGCAGCGCAGCTTGCGTGTATTAGACGGTGGTTTTATCGTCTTTGACGGTGTGGCTGGCGTCGAACCTCAATCAGAAACCGTATATCATCAGGCAGAAAAATTTGGCGTACCACTGATGGGTTTTGTCAATAAAATGGATCGGACGGGCGCTGATTTTTATAATGATGTAGCCTCGATCAAAGAGCGTTTAACGCAGAATGCGCTGCCTATTCAATTGCCGATCGGGGCGGAGGCGAATTTCAAAGGCATTATTGATTTATTCACGATGAAGGCGCAAGTATACAAAGAGGAAGATGCGACCGGTAAAGAATTTGATGAAGTTGAGATTCCGGCTGATATGTTGGAAAAGGCTAAAGAATATCGCGCTGTGATGATTGAAAAAATCGCTGAACAGGATGACCAATTGATTGAGAAGTACCTTGGTGGCACTGAGCCAACGAACGAAGAATTGAAAAAAGTTCTTCGCAAGGCAACGCTCGAGAAAAAAATATTGCCAATTTTGGTTGGCTCAGCCTTGAAGAATAAAGGAGTTCAATTTTTACTCGATGCGGTTGTTGATTATCTTCCCTCGCCAGTGGATGTCGAAGATGTGCAGGGCACTAATGAAGCAGGGGAGACTGAAACACGGAAAACTGCTGATGACGCTCCATTTGCTGCGCTTGCATTCAAAGTAGCTACAGATCCGTATGTGGGGACCCTATCATTCTTTCGAGTGTATTCAGGTATGTTACAGGCTGGTTCATATTTGTTAAATATGTCCACCGGCAATAAAGAGCGCATTGGTCGTATCGTCCGGATGCACGCAAACCATCGTGAAGAGGTGTCCGAAGTGTATGCTGGTGATATCGCCGCCGCTGTTGGTTTGAAAAAAACCACTACTGGCGACACGCTCTGCGACCCAGAACATCCTATTATCCTTGAATCTATTGAGTTTCCTGATCCAGTTATCTCTGTTGCCATCGAGCCCAAAACAAAAGGCGATCAAGAGCGCATGGGTATGGCATTGCAGAAACTGGTTGAGGAAGATCCGACGTTCCGCGTTCATACTAATGAAGAAACAAATCAGACGATCATTGCTGGTATGGGTGAGTTGCATTTGGATATTATCGTTGATCGCATGCGCCGAGAATTTAAAGTTGAAGCTAATGTTGGTCGTCCGCAAGTCGCTTATAAAGAAACAATCAGCAAGATCGCCGAGGCTGAAGGAAAGTATATTCGCCAATCTGGTGGACGTGGTCAGTACGGGCATTGTGTTATCCGCATTGAACCAAAAGAACGAGGCTCTGGTTTTGAATTCGTCAACGAAGTCAAAGGCGGAAATATTCCAGCCGAATATATCGCCCCAATTGAAAAAGGTATCAAAGAGGCCCTGGATCGTGGTGTATTAGCTCATTACCCGATGATTGATGTACAGGCAACCCTTCTCGATGGTTCCTATCATGACGTAGACTCCTCTGAAGCCGCCTTTAAAATCGCTGGGTCAATGGCATTGCAATCAGCTTGTCAGCGAGCAGGTATGCAGTTGCTTGAGCCTATTATGAAAGTCGAAGTGGTAACGCCAGAGCAGTTTATGGGTGATGTGATTGGCGATTTGAATTCAAAACGTGCAACTATTCAGGAAATGCGCGATCGTGGTATGATGAAAGTGATTGATGCGGATGTGCCGCTGGCGGAAATGTTCGGATATGCAACTCAGTTGCGGTCAATGTCACAAGGTCGGGCATCCTATTCTATGGAATTTTCTCATTACCAAGTAGTACCGAATAACATCGTTCAGGCGGTAATCGGAGAAAAGGAAACAGCCACAGCAAAAAAATAA